From the Lepidochelys kempii isolate rLepKem1 chromosome 2, rLepKem1.hap2, whole genome shotgun sequence genome, one window contains:
- the LOC140906069 gene encoding zinc finger and SCAN domain-containing protein 32-like encodes MMESQNRKRAPAWTEREVRDLIAVWGEESVLSELRSSFRNAKTFVKISQGMKDRGHNRDPKQCHVKLKELRQAYQKTREANSRSGSEPQTCRFYDELHAILGGSATTTPAVLFDSFNGDGGNTEAGFGDEEDDSSQQASGETSFPDSQELFLTLDLEPVPPEPTQGCLLDPAGGEGTSAACVSMITGSSPSQRLVNLRKKEKTHSR; translated from the exons atgatggagtcccagaatcgcaaaagagctccagcatggaccgaacgggaggtacgggatctgatcgctgtttggggagaggaatccgtgctatcagaactccgttccagttttcgaaatgccaaaacctttgtcaaaatctcccagggcatgaaggacagaggccataacagggacccgaagcagtgccacgtgaaactgaaggagctgaggcaagcctaccagaaaaccagagaggcgaacagccgctctgggtcagagccccaaacatgccgcttctatgatgagctgcatgccattttagggggttcagccaccactaccccagccgtgttgtttgactccttcaatggagatggaggcaatacggaagcaggttttggggacgaagaagatgatagctcacagcaagcaagcggagaaaccagttttcccgacagccaggaactgtttctcaccctagacctggagccagtaccccccgaacccacccaaggctgcctcctggacccagcaggcggagaagggacctctg ctgcatgtgtttcaatgatcacaggatcttctccttcccagaggctagtgaatcttagaaagaaagaaaaaacgcactcgcgatga